The sequence CCGGCCTGGAGGCCGCGCGCGTGGCGGCCAAGCGCGGCTACGACGTGACCGTCTGCGAGGCGAGCGATCATCTGGGCGGCCAGATTGTGCTGGCGGCTGCGCCTCCGCGCAAGGACGAGATTATGCGCTCGGTCGAGTACTACGAGAAGATTCTGCCTGGCCTGGGCGTGAAGGTGGAGCTCAGTCATGCCGCTACCGCTGAGGACCTCAACGCCGCCGACGCCGCGATTGTGGCCGTGGGCGCGCACGACGTGGTCATCCCCGTTCCGGGCGCCGACTCGGAGAAGGTCGTCTCGAGCTGGGACGTGCTGGCCGGCAAGGTGGAGCTCAGCGGCCGCGTCGCCGTCATTGGCGGCGGCCTGGTGGGCACCGAGACTGCCGAGTACCTGCTGCAGCACGGCTGCGAGGTGGCGATCGTGGAGATGCTCGACAAGATTGCCGCGGGCGAGTCCGAGACCATTCTGCCGCTGATTATGAGCGACTTTGCAGAGCACAACGTGGAGCAGCATGTTAAGACCCGCCTGACCGCCATTACCGACGAGGGCGTGGAGGCTGTTCGCACCACCGAGGACGGCGCCGAGGAGCCGGTGAAGATCGCCTGCGATTACGTGGTGATGGCCGTGGGCTCCAAGGCCAACGCGTTTGACCTGGATGGCGTGACGGTGCCCGTGACCTGCGTGGGCGACTGCTCGGGTGAGCGCACCGCCGACATTGCGAGCGCCATTCGCACGGCGTATCACGCGGCCAACGAGCTGTAGTTGAACATCGCGGCCAGGCGGGGCGGTAGCACGGATCCGTCTCGCCCGGCTGTGTCCCGTCGGGTGTCAACCGGTGCGGGGCCTGCAAGCGCAGCAGGTCCCGCCCTTTTTGTTTTGCTCCGATGAATGGCAATGCGCGGTAATCATGAGGAGTGAGGACGTCTACTGCCTTGCAGATCACTCAAAAATATTGGGGGAGGGGTTAATAACTATATCCTCTATACCAAAGGACATAAAGAGATGCCAATTTTGTTGACAAGCGAATGACGATTAGCTGCGAGTCAGCTACCAGCGTAAATAATCGATAAAGAAATGTCGTAATTTGGTGCCAAATGCCCAGATAACGCCGCGTCTATTTTAATTAACTGCTTTGAGCAAACGGTAAAATGCTACTATCTAACTTGCACGTAAGAAAGCAGATTAACGGTTAAGGCTAAGAAGTGGCAGGTATGTCGGAAGCAACTAGGACTCGCACGCATGCGCCTGAGGTTAGGCAGCGCGCCGTCGAGGCCCTCCAAGAGGGGGTCGGTCATCGCGCCCTCGCCGCGGAGCTTGGCATTCCCCAGGCCACGGCTCGTCAGTGGGCCCGCGCGTATGCCGTGGGCGGTGCCGACGACGTTCTCAACGCCGGTTCGCATCATCACACCTATTCGTACGAAGTTAAGCTCGCCGTGGTCAAGGACCGCTTGGAAAACGGCTTAACGGTTCGCGAGGCCATGATCAAACACAAGATTCCAAGCGAGTCTTCGGTTAAGGCCTGGTGCCGCCAGTATCGCGAGAGCGGTGAGTCCGCACTGGTCGATAAGCCGCGAGGTCGCAAGCCGCGCGTTAAAAAGGCGGAATAGCAAACGGGATGGTGCGCCCACAGGGGCGCATTTTTCTTGCCGCCTCTCTGCTCCAAAGCGGACGTGCCCTTGCCCCGTACGCCTAAAACTCCCCAGTTGACCGAAAACCTGCCACCGCAACCCCGTAATTGAGCTATAACGTTAAACAATTGCAGCGTTTTTGCATGGGGGAGTGATGGTATGACGCTACTGTATTTCCTTACCCTGTTTCCGCTGGTACCGGCGCTGGGCATGCTGCTCGCGCGCGGTGACCGCACCCGCGATGCGGTGGGGCTCATAGGCTCCGGCATTATTATGGCGGTGACAGTTGTAGTCGCCGTCATGTTTTTTGGCACGGGTCCGCAGAGCTTTGAGGTTGCCCCCGGCACCTCGCATGTGCTCTCGATCATCAGTTCCGTTATCGACGTCATCCTGTGCGCCGTCATCCTGTACAACGCGTACAAATATAGGAACGCGCTCACCACGGTGCTCAGCGTAGTCCAGTTGGTGGGCTCGCTCGCCTTTGCAGCCATGACGCTGCCCGCGACCGAAGCCGTCACCGCAACCCCGCTCTACCTGGACTACATGAGCGTGATCATGGTCCTCGCCGTCGGCATCGTCGGCAGCCTTATCTGCGTGTATGCCCTGGGCTACATGAAGGACTTCCAGGCCCACGACGAGCACGAGGCTGCGCTGCGCGGGCAGACCGCGCCCGACCGTCGCCCGCAGTTCCTGGCGCTTATGTTCCTGTTCCTCTCAGCCATGTTCGTCATCGTGACGAGCGACAACCTTGAGTGGCTGTTCTGCGGCTGGGAAATCACCACCGTGTGCTCGTTCCTTATGATTGGCTACACGCGCACGCCCGAGGCCATCAAGAACGCCTTCACCCAGATCATCCTCAACATGCTGGGCGGTATCGCGTTTTTGGCCGGACTCATGTACCTGCACGTTAACAGCATGCCGCTGACCATCTCGGGCATGATCGAGCTTTCCGGCGCCGGAACCGCGCAATCTGCGCTGCTGGTGATGCCGGTCATTCTGTTGTCGCTCGCCGCGCTCACCAAGGCCGCACAGATGCCGTTCCACACGTGGCTGTTGGGTGCCATGGTTGCCCCCACGCCCACGAGCGCCCTGCTGCACTCGTCAACCATGGTCAAAGCCGGCGTGTTCCTGATGGTCAAGCTGAGCCCACTCTATGCCATCTATCCCGTGACCGGCTTTATGGTCACGAGTGTGGGTGCCATCACGTTTTTGCTCGCTGCCCTCATGGCCATCTCGCAGAGCAACGCCAAACGTGTGCTCGCGTACTCCACCATTTCCAACTTGGGCCTTATCAGCGCCTGCTTGGGTGTCGGCGCGCCCGAGGCCGTATGGGCCGCCATCTTCCTAATCCTGTTCCACACGGTGGCAAAGTCGCTGCTGTTCCTGTGCGTGGGCACGGCCGAGCATCATATCGGCAGCCGCAATATCGAGGACATGGACGGTATGTTCAGCCGCATGCCGCACCTGACGCGCCTTATGATGCTGGGCATCATGGGCATGTTTGTGGCGCCGTTTGGCATGCTCGTGTCCAAGTGGGGCGCCCTGGTGGCGTTTGCGCAGACCGGCAACGTGCTCATGATCATGGTGCTGGCCTTTGGCTCGGCCGCGACGTTCTATTTTTGGGGCAAGTGGCTTGCCAAGCTTTCGGGCGTCGACCCCACGGCTCAAAACGTCGAGGTCAATGTCCATAAGACCGAATGGATGGCGCTCAACACCATCGCCGCGCTGCTGATTCTGTGCTGCGTGGCGTTTCCGGTTATCTCGAGCGGTCTGGTATCGCCCTATCTCGCCATGGTGTTTGGACGCGTGCCGTACGTTATTGGCAAGGACGCCATGTATCTGATGGTGGCTATCGTAGCGTTTATCGCCGTGGTGCTGCTGACGTCGTTCCGCGTGAGCAATAAGCCGCACGTCAACGTGTACCTTTCGGGCGTGGGAACCGACAAATATCGCCATTTCCGCGGCTCGATGGGACGCGAGGTGAAGGCCGAAAAGCGCAATTGGTACTCGGAGGACGCCCTTGGCGAGAAGCGTATTGGCCCCGCGGGTAGCGTCGTGTGCTGCAGCATTATCTTGTTTGCGCTGCTGTGTTGCGCGTGGATTGGGCCCGAGCGGCTTGCCATGAGCGCGCCCTCGGTGTTGCGCGGCAAGTATTTTGAAGGTTCGGGCGTCGTGGGCATCTTTATTGGCACCGTGGCGTTTGCCTTGATTGCGCCTTTGGTTGGTGGCCTGATCGACGGCGTTGACCGTAAGCTTTCGGCTCGCATGCAGGGCCGCGTGGGCCCGCGCCTGCTACAACCCTTCTACGATGTGGCCAAGCTCCTGCGCAAGGCCCCCGCCAGCGTAAACACCATGGACGACACCTACATGGCGTGCGCGCTCATCTTTACCGTGGTGGGCGGCGGCATCTTTGTGTCGGGCTCCAACACGCTGCTGTGCGCGTTTATGGTTACCCTCGCCGCGATCTTTGTGGTGTTGGCGTCCGCCTCGACGCAAAGCCCGTTTGCTCAGGTCGGCGCCGACCGCGAGCTGCTGCAGGTCATGAGTTACGAGCCCGCCGTTCTGCTGATGAGTGTGGGCCTGTACCTTGCCACCGACAGCTTCGATTCCATTGCTGTGACGGGGCAGTCGGCCCCTATCATCGTGTACAGCGCGCCCATTTTCCTCGCGTTGCTCGCGGTGCTTACCATCAAGCTGCGCAAGTCGCCGTTTGACCTTTCGTACTCGCATCATGCGCATCAGGAGATCGTCCAGGGCGTTGCCACCGAGATGAGCGGCGGCACGCTGGCCAAGATGACCCTTATGCACTGGTGCGAGACCGTGCTGTTTTTGATGTGGGTGGGCATGTTCTTTGTTTGGGACAACCCCGTGAGCTGGGTTGTAGCCCTGGTCGTGATGGCCGCGACGTATTTTGTCGAGGTCCTGATCGACAACACCTTCGCACGCAGCACCTGGCGCAGCTGCTTTAGGCTCGGATGGGGCGTGGCGCTGGTGTTTGGCCTGCTCAACCTTATGCCCATCCTCGTCGACGTATTTATTTAGGAGGCGGCATCCATGGATCATAAAATGTCGCGCTCGCCGTGGGTTATTCATTACGACGGCTCGAGCTGCAACGGATGCGATATCGAGGTGTTGGCCTCGCTCACGCCGCTGTTCGATGCGGAACGCTTTGGCGTGGTCAACACCGGCAACCCCAAGCATGCGGACATCTTTTTGGTGACGGGGTCGGTCAATGTCCAGAACCTGCCTGTCGTGCGCCAGATTTACAACCAGATGCTCGAGCCCAAGTGCGTGGTGGCCTGCGGCATCTGCGCGTGTTCGGGCGGCGTGTTCCGCGATGCCTATAACGTGACCGGCGGCGTGGACCGCGCAATTCCCGTGGATGTGTACGCGCCTGGGTGCGCCATTCGCCCCGAGACCGTGATCGATGCCATCGTGGAGGCGTGCGGCATCCTGGACCAGAAAGAGGCCGTGATGCGCGCCGGCGGCGATCCGCTTACCGTGGGCGGCGCCGCTACTTGGGACGGTGGCGTTGAGCTGGGCGAGGACGGGTTTGTGGCTGCGGGGGCCGGGGCCGGGGCCGTCGCCGGTGACGGCGTCGAGGTCAACGTGTCCACCAGGTCCGCCGCGCCCGCCGCTGCAAAGGAGGCCGAGTAATGCAAAAGGCTATCTATACCATCGTCGGGATCGACGAGCTCCTGTCGCATGTCCAGGCGCTCAAGGGCGTTGGCGCGCGCTTTGTGCAGATGCACGCCGAACGCAACGTCGACGACGGCACGTATCGCCTGGTCTATACATTTATCAACGTTCGTGCTGCTCAGGAGCATATTGTGCAGGACGGCAACTATGCGATCGAAAACCTGGTGGTTGAGGGAATTGATCAGTACCAGGAGATTCCGTCTATCAGTTCGTACTATCCGGCGGTATTCCCGTTTGAAAACGAGGCCCACGACCTGTTTGGTCTTGCCATTACCGACATGCAGATCGACTTTAAGGGCTTTTTCTACCAGGTCTCGACTGCCGAGCCCATGAGCGTTATCACGCCCGAGGTGAAGGCCGCGCGCGAGAAAGCCATGAAGGTCCGTGCGGCTGCCGAGGCCAAGGCGCGCAAGGTCGCGGCCGAGAAGGCCGCCACGGCTGCGGCTGCTGCAGGGGAAGGCGCTGCGAGCGCCGGCGATGCCGCGGGCGTCGCTGCTCAGCCCGCTGCGACTGCCGGCTCCGATGCCCAGCATGACGATGCCGCTGCCAAGGCCGCGCTCAAGGCTGCCGAGATGGAGGCAAAGCTCGCTGCCATGGATCCCGAGAAAGCGGCCAAGGTCCGCGCGGCGCTTGCCGCCAAGGCCGCCCGCGACAAGCAGAAAAAGGAGGCGTAAGGTCCATGGCTCATCGCTCCGTAATTCCGTTTGGCCCGCAGCACCCGGTGCTGCCCGAGCCGCTTCATCTGGACCTAGTGATCGAGGACGACCGCGTCATCGAAGCAATTCCGCAGATCGGCTTTGTGCACCGCGGACTCGAGAAGCTCACCGAAAAGCGCGATATGCATCAGTTTGGCTACATCGCCGAGCGCATCTGCGGCATCTGCGCCGTGGGCCATAGCTGTGGCTACGCCAGCGCCTGCGAGCGCATGCTCGGCATCGAGGTGCCTGGTCGCGTGCAGTATATCCGCACCATTCTGCATGAGCTTTCGCGCATTCACTCGCACCTGCTGTGGCTGGGCCTGCTCGCCGATGCCTTTGGCTTTGAGGCGCTGTTCTATCGTTCGTGGACGCTGCGCGAGCAGATTCTCAAGATCTTTGAGAGCACTTGCGGCGGTCGCGTGATTCTGTCGATTAACGAGATTGGCGGCCTTAAACACGACATTGAGGATTCCGAGCTGGCGGGTATTGTCCAGACGCTCGACGCTATGCGCCCTGACTACGAGGCCGTGGTGCATACATTTTTGGACGACAATAGCTGCGGCGAGCGCCTGCATAGCGTGGGCGTGATCAGCAAGAAGGACGCGCTGGATCTGTCGATGGTCGGCCCGTTCGGTCGCGCCTCGGGCGTGGATTATGACGTGCGCATGTTCGGTGACGGTGCCTATGCGGACTTGGCTGCGTTTGAGCCGATTGTTGCCACCGATGGCGACTGTTATGCCCGCTGCCAGGTGCGTTGTGCCGAGGTTACGCAGGCCATGGACATTATCAAGGAGCTTGTCGGCAAGATTCCGCACGACGGTATCGGCGGGCGTACCAAGCTCACGCCGGCCGACGGCGCGCGCGGCGAGGTTGTGATTGAGCAGCCGCGCGGCGAGGCGTATTACTATGTGCGCGGCAGCGGCACCAAGAACCTGGACCGTTTTCGCGTGCGAACGCCGACGTCGCAAAACCTGGCGGGTCTGACGCATGCGCTGCAGGGCGTGCTCCTTGCCAACGTGCCCATGATTATCCTGACCATCGACCCCTGCATTAGCTGCACGGAAAGGTAGGCGCGGCATGAGTTTACTGACATTTGCCAAGACGGCCTTGGGTTCTATGGTCAAGCGGCCGGTCACGGTGTGCTATCCGCAGGAGAAGCTGACGGCGCCCGAGCGCTTGCGCGGGCATATCGTCAATGACATGGACGTGTGCATCTGCTGCGGCATGTGCGCACGGCGTTGCCCGGCGGGCGCGCTCGCGGTCGATCGCAAGGGCGGAACGTGGTCGATCGACCCGTATGCCTGCGTGGTGTGCGGTGAGTGCATCGAGAGCTGCCCCAAGCACTGCCTGACTATGGACACCGCCCGCACCCCAGTCGCAGCGGACAAGACTCCCACAGTAGAAACCAAACCGGAATAGCGCCGGAATAGAGCTGGAATAGGGGCCGGTGGGGCAAAAATGCCCCACCGGCCCCGCGCTTAAACGCGCGGCTGGGCCGCCGCAAACAAAACTATGCCGGTTTACGGGGCTGGATGGCGAACCTCCGACCATACGGAAAAACACAAAAACAAAACCGCAGGTAGATAGCCTGCCGTTTTTCAAAAAATGAGGGTATGGATGAGGGTCCCGACTTTTGCCCCGTAATCCGGCATAGTTTTGAAATGGCACCATATCCGTAACAGCCTTTGATCTTCCGTGGACGGAGGAAAACGAGCCCTTTTGTCCCGTCGATCTTGAGTCGCATCCGTTTTCCTGCGAAAACCCTCGTGTCTCAACTTTGGTGAGACATTTGTCTCACGCCCAAAACCGAATCTGGAACGTGTGTCACCTGCCCAAATTGTGTCTCATTTCGTAACTTTAGGCTGTTGCAAGGTCTGAGACCGCGAGAAGGGAGACGCGATGAGTAAGTACACGAGGGGTCTCTTGGCGGTGATACTGGCCGTAGTGCTGGTGTTGCCAGCCGCAGCATTCGCCATGCTGCCCGAGGCCAACGCCAGGTCCAGCACAGGAATGGACGGACCGACAGTAAACGGGACGGTCGTCGACCCCGATACTAGCGGACGCTGGGAAATCTGGGCAGCCGGCCACGGCGGTAATAAAGTAACAACCCAAAACGTCGGTCGAATCTGGACCGACAAGACGGTCAAGGCAACCGAGGAAAACGAAGAGTCGGACTTTTTGACCACGCTTTCGGCGATGTCCTCGACGTCTAATTCAACCGTGACGGTCACCACGCCGCTTGACATCGTGATGGTGCTGGATGCCTCTGGCTCTATGGATCACGCTATGGGCGATACTGACGACACTAAGCGCATTACAGCTCTGAAGAACGCTGCCTATAGCTTTATTGATACCATCGCCAAGCAAAACGAGGGTATCGAGGGTGTCGATAGGCAGCACAGGGTTGCCATTGTTAAGTTTTCGGGTGATAAGACCGATAAGATCGGCAACGACACGTACGATAAATGGGAATATGGCAGAACTAATACTTACAACTACTCCCAGGTAATGGCGGGCTTGACCAATTGCTCTGGCGCCGGCGTGACTGATCTTAGGGAAACAATTAAGGCAATCAAACCCGCCGGCGCCACGCGCGCCGATAATGGTCTGCAGCTGGCAGAGGGCATCACTTCTGGTCGCGCAGATGCCAAGAAGATCGTTGTGTTCTTTACCGACGGCAAGCCAACGAGCTACGACGAGTTTGATTCTAAGGTCGCTAACGATGCCGTGACGGCTGCCAAGAACATGAAGGACAGCAAGGCCACCGTTTATACTATCGGCATCTTTGATGGCGCGGACCCCAGCGCTGGTATCCAGGATTCGGGAAAAAGCCAAAAAGAGAACAAGTTCATGCAGGCCGTTTCGAGCAACTACCCCAATGCCACGGCATGGGATGCTCATGGTGCACGCGCTGAAAACTCCGACTACTACAAGTCGGCGACCAATGCAGAAGAGCTCAAGAAGGTCTTTGACGACATCTCACAGGCCATCACATCGGAGGCGCCTTATCCGACCGAAATCCATAAGGGCTACGACGAGACCAAGTCCGGCTACATCACGTTTACCGACGAGCTGGGCGACTTTATGCAGGTCGACAGCTTCACCGAGGTCGTCATCAACGGCACGCCGTTTACCAAGACGGACAAAACGGTCAATAAAGAAACCAATACCGACACCTACGAGTTCACCGGCAAGGCAAAAGACCTGCTCATTACCGTGCAGCGTGCTGGTGATGACAATCCCCAGAAGGGCGATGTCGTAACGGTCAGCATTCCTGCGTCGTTGATTCCGCTGAGCCACTTTAAGACCGTAGACGGCAAGCTTTCGGTCGACAGCGCTCAGCCTATCCGCGTGAAGTACACCTCGAGCGTGAAGAGCACTGCGCTCGACAACCTGTTTACGCCCGAGAAGGTAACGGGGCTCAAGGATTACATCGAGAACAATACGACCGTTGCCAACGGCGCCAAGACCGTGAATTTCTACGCGAACAAGTGGGCTGCCGGCGATCTGGGCAATACGGTTGCGACCTTTGAGCCGGCCGACACCAACCGCTACTACTACTTCCAGAAGCAGACGCCCATTTACACGGACAAGGATTGCACGCAGCCTGCAAAGAATTCGCTGGCAGATACCGGCACCTATTACTACAAGGATGAGTTTGAGGAGCAGGGCGAAAACGGCGAGGCCAAGCCCGCCTCTGCCGTCATCGAGTTTATCGGCGGCGACGCTGCGAAGTTTGACGGCGCTATTGTTGCTGACGAGGACGGCAACCTTTCGTTTAGCGTGGGAACCGCGCGCCTAGCCTTTATCGACGAGCTCCACACCACCAAGGAGAGTGTGGGCGGCAACAACACTGGTACCGCGACCGACGTTCTTAATCCCAAGTGGAACAACATATCCGCCAAGGCGACCGCGACGCATGTCAACTCCTACCTGGGCAACAACGGCAAGATCAGCTATAAGTACGACATGACGCCGGTAACGGTGGATACCAAGGATGCCAAGGCCGGCTTTGGCCTGACCAAGGTACTCGAGGGCCGCGACTGGACGAAGGAGGACACGTTTGAGTTTGGGCTGACGTCCGAGAACGGTGCCCCGATACCCGAGTCCGCGACAGCGCCCGTGACCGCGTCTGTGACCAAGGACGATCTGGACGACAAGGGTAAAGCTGTCATCGACTTCGGCACGATCAAATACACCGAGCCCGGCACGTACGTCTACAGGGTCAGCGAAAAGAACGCCGGGACCACGGTCGATGGCATCGCCTACAGCAAGAATGTTGCGGAAATCACCGTGACGGTGACGCCCAACAAGAAAGGTGAGCTCAGCGCTGAGGTGAAGGTGACCTCGGGCAAGGCCATGTTCGAAAACGCTTACGCTACGAATCCTGTTGAGTCCAGCGTTACCGACAAGATTGACGTAACCAAGGTCCTGACCGGGCGCGACCTTACAGCCGGCGAGTTCAGCTTTGAGCTGCGCGAGGTTAAGGGCGAGGACTCCGAGCTTATCGAGACCGTTGAGAACGCTGCCGACGGTAAGGTGACGTTCAGCCCCATTGAGTACACCGAGATCGGCCAGCACACCTACACGCTGCGCGAGGTCCCGGGCGACGCCGGCAACGGCATCACCTACGACGGCAAGACCTACACCATCGAGACCGTCGTCAAGGACAACGGCGACGGCACGCTCGGTGTAGAGCACAAGCTGAAGGACGTCGACGAGGCGAAGTTCAACAACGGCTACAAGCCGAATCCTGACGAGTTCAGCGTCACCGACGAGATCAAGGTCACCAAGGTCCTGACCGGCCGCGACATGACTGAGGGCGAGTTCTCCTTCGAGCTCGTCGAGGGCGAGGGCAAGGACGCCAAGGTCGTCGCCACCGGCAAGAACGCCGCCGACGGCACGATTACGATGAGCGCCGTGAAGTACACCAAGCCCGGCAAGCACACCTACACGCTGCGCGAGGCCAATGGCGGAACCACCAGCAAGGGCATCACCTACAGTGACGCCAAGTACACCATCGAGACCACCATTACGGACAATGGCGACGGCACACTCAAGGCCGAGCACGTCCTGAAGGGTACCAAGCCCGCCGAGTTCAAGAATACCTACAGCGTGACCCCGATCGACGCAGAGCTCGACTTTGACCTGAGCAAGGCCATCGACGGTCGTGACTGGACGGATGCAGACAAGTTCAGCTTTACCATCACCGCTCCCGAGGGCACCCCGCTGCCCGACCCCGCAACCGTAACTGTGAGCAAGAAGGACGCGAAGGACGGCATCGCCGCCATCAACTTCGGCAAGATCAGCTACACGGCTGCCGGAACCTATAAGTACGAGATCCGCGAGAACGCGGGCAGCGCGGCAGGCATGACGTATGACGGACATGTCGCGACCGCCGAAGTGACCGTGACTGATAACGGCAAGGGCGTCCTGACCGCCAACGTCACCAAGAAGGAAAGCGGCCGCTTCACCAACACGTACCGCTCTGAGCTCGATTACGCCGCGGCCGGCGGCCTTAAGCTCAGCAAGACCCTCTCCGGGCGTCCCATGACCGAGGGCCAGTTCACCTTTACCGTGACGCCTGCCGACGAGGCTTCGGCCATCGCGCTCGGCCTGCACGAGGGCGCCAACGTGTACAAGTCCCCTGCAACGGCAGAGGCAACGGTTGGTCTGATCGACATCCTGGCTGACCATGAGGTCAAGTTTACGCAGGCCGACGCGGGCAAGACCTTTACATACACCGTTGCCGAGAAGAACGACGGCCAGCCCGGTTACACCTACGACGACGCCGAGCGCACCGTGACGATCGCTATCGCCGACGATGGCGCTGGTACGCTTACCGCTACGACGACCGTTTCTGGCGGACCCAATGGCACGCCTGTGGCGGTCCACAAGAGCGGCGAGAATAAGGTCGAGAGTGCCGTGGCCCCGTTCGTCAACAGCTATAGTGCCACGACCACCGCGACTGGCGGGGCCGGTGCCCAGATCGTCGCCACCAAGACTCTGGCCGGACGTCCGATGGCCAACGGCGAGTTCTGCTTCGGTATTGCCTATGCGGGTGAGAAGGATGCCATTGAAGGTACCTTCGCCAACAACATCAACGGCCAGGTGAGCTTTGGCACACTGCATTACACGACTGAGATGCTCGCCGATTTGGTGAGCGCCGGACGCGCCATCCGTACCGACACGGATGCCAAGCTTGCGTGGACTATCAACTACACAGCGTTTGAGTACACGTCCCCGCTCGAAGCAAAGGGTATTACTGCCGCAACGCCGAGCTTTAGCTTTAAGGTCATCGTCGTCGACAACGGTGACGGTACCTTGACGGCAAAGCCCGACTACGGTGGTACCGAGCCCGTGTTCGAGAACGTCTACGGCGCCGAGGCCGCGGATGCCGCACTCGCCGGCACCAAGAAGCTCCAGGCTGCCGAGGGTCTGACCCCGGCCGATATCACGGGCAAGTTCACCTTCACCGTGACTGCCGACGAGGTTGGTGCCCCGATGCCCGAGCACACAGCCGTGACCAACGACGCGGCCGGCAACGTGGACTTCGGCAAGATCCACTTTACGCTCGAGGACCTCAACCGTGCTCTGGGCGTGACGACCGATGCTTCTGACGACGCATCGAGCGATGCCGAGGCCAACGCCGACGAGGCC is a genomic window of Collinsella aerofaciens containing:
- a CDS encoding Spy0128 family protein; translated protein: MSKYTRGLLAVILAVVLVLPAAAFAMLPEANARSSTGMDGPTVNGTVVDPDTSGRWEIWAAGHGGNKVTTQNVGRIWTDKTVKATEENEESDFLTTLSAMSSTSNSTVTVTTPLDIVMVLDASGSMDHAMGDTDDTKRITALKNAAYSFIDTIAKQNEGIEGVDRQHRVAIVKFSGDKTDKIGNDTYDKWEYGRTNTYNYSQVMAGLTNCSGAGVTDLRETIKAIKPAGATRADNGLQLAEGITSGRADAKKIVVFFTDGKPTSYDEFDSKVANDAVTAAKNMKDSKATVYTIGIFDGADPSAGIQDSGKSQKENKFMQAVSSNYPNATAWDAHGARAENSDYYKSATNAEELKKVFDDISQAITSEAPYPTEIHKGYDETKSGYITFTDELGDFMQVDSFTEVVINGTPFTKTDKTVNKETNTDTYEFTGKAKDLLITVQRAGDDNPQKGDVVTVSIPASLIPLSHFKTVDGKLSVDSAQPIRVKYTSSVKSTALDNLFTPEKVTGLKDYIENNTTVANGAKTVNFYANKWAAGDLGNTVATFEPADTNRYYYFQKQTPIYTDKDCTQPAKNSLADTGTYYYKDEFEEQGENGEAKPASAVIEFIGGDAAKFDGAIVADEDGNLSFSVGTARLAFIDELHTTKESVGGNNTGTATDVLNPKWNNISAKATATHVNSYLGNNGKISYKYDMTPVTVDTKDAKAGFGLTKVLEGRDWTKEDTFEFGLTSENGAPIPESATAPVTASVTKDDLDDKGKAVIDFGTIKYTEPGTYVYRVSEKNAGTTVDGIAYSKNVAEITVTVTPNKKGELSAEVKVTSGKAMFENAYATNPVESSVTDKIDVTKVLTGRDLTAGEFSFELREVKGEDSELIETVENAADGKVTFSPIEYTEIGQHTYTLREVPGDAGNGITYDGKTYTIETVVKDNGDGTLGVEHKLKDVDEAKFNNGYKPNPDEFSVTDEIKVTKVLTGRDMTEGEFSFELVEGEGKDAKVVATGKNAADGTITMSAVKYTKPGKHTYTLREANGGTTSKGITYSDAKYTIETTITDNGDGTLKAEHVLKGTKPAEFKNTYSVTPIDAELDFDLSKAIDGRDWTDADKFSFTITAPEGTPLPDPATVTVSKKDAKDGIAAINFGKISYTAAGTYKYEIRENAGSAAGMTYDGHVATAEVTVTDNGKGVLTANVTKKESGRFTNTYRSELDYAAAGGLKLSKTLSGRPMTEGQFTFTVTPADEASAIALGLHEGANVYKSPATAEATVGLIDILADHEVKFTQADAGKTFTYTVAEKNDGQPGYTYDDAERTVTIAIADDGAGTLTATTTVSGGPNGTPVAVHKSGENKVESAVAPFVNSYSATTTATGGAGAQIVATKTLAGRPMANGEFCFGIAYAGEKDAIEGTFANNINGQVSFGTLHYTTEMLADLVSAGRAIRTDTDAKLAWTINYTAFEYTSPLEAKGITAATPSFSFKVIVVDNGDGTLTAKPDYGGTEPVFENVYGAEAADAALAGTKKLQAAEGLTPADITGKFTFTVTADEVGAPMPEHTAVTNDAAGNVDFGKIHFTLEDLNRALGVTTDASDDASSDAEANADEAEVDADAADTDESNDESEPAAPTAPRSHTFTYTVTESGSAPGVTNDVNATRKVSYTVTDDGAGHLKVVREGDDGAAFTFTNTYSVTPTDSVVTDQVKTVKRLTGRDLAAGEFTFELLEDDVVVASGTNDVNGNVTLNPIRYEAPGTHTYTLREACPNALGLYKGVTYDGTTYTVVTTVSDNGDGTLTATHKLEGTTESAGFTNKYHAMPTQVSIGAIKVLEGRELKKDEFSFKLVGEDIESTVTNDADGKINFDKFEYDEPGTYVYTISEVKGDEAGMTYDKSVFTATVNVADDGEGNLKANVAFAKGDKSVEGIVFNNTYKKPETPVPTPDPGTPKTVTNIVKTVKGFLPTTGDQQAAALLMAFVIAMAGVGALVWGIRKR